In a genomic window of Glycine max cultivar Williams 82 chromosome 13, Glycine_max_v4.0, whole genome shotgun sequence:
- the LOC778071 gene encoding transcription factor MYB102, which yields MGRAPCCDKNGLKKGPWTTEEDQKLIDYIQKHGYGNWRTLPKNAGLQRCGKSCRLRWTNYLRPDIKRGRFSFEEEETIIQLHSILGNKWSAIASRLPGRTDNEIKNYWNTHIRKRLLRMGIDPVTHSPRLDLLDINSILNASFYGSSQINIQRLLGMHQYVVNPELLKLASSLFSTSQQHNHDPDDMCAQKGQQNQLCDPQIQNHVPHFVQYQDPIQEVPACSTMFSTPCFSMPLTQPQLVEPNNVDQYTSSTFTDFSYQQLSDWHKDGIALSTLTDDYMPQLSSYNNYYSSNSHQNLMYPQVSEPSTFHSNNSNHQNFSFASVLSTPSSSPTPLNSNSTIINGSNTEDERDQSYDSSNMLKFEIPDILDVNEFM from the exons ATGGGGAGAGCACCTTGTTGTGACAAGAATGGCCTCAAGAAAGGACCATGGACAACCGAGGAGGACCAGAAACTCATTGATTACATTCAGAAACATGGATATGGCAATTGGAGGACACTCCCAAAGAATGCTG GGTTGCAAAGGTGTGGAAAGAGTTGCCGTCTCCGTTGGACAAACTATCTACGACCAGATATAAAGCGAGGTCGGTTTTCATTTGAAGAGGAAGAGACAATAATTCAACTACATAGCATTCTTGGCAACAA ATGGTCTGCCATTGCATCTCGCTTACCAGGAAGGACTGACAATGAAATAAAGAATTATTGGAACACTCACATTAGAAAAAGGCTTCTGAGGATGGGAATTGACCCAGTGACACACAGTCCTCGACTTGATCTATTGGACATCAATTCCATTCTAAACGCATCTTTCTATGGTTCATCACAAATCAACATCCAAAGGCTCCTTGGCATGCACCAGTACGTGGTGAACCCTGAGCTTTTAAAATTGGCTTCTTCACTCTTCTCCACCTCGCAGCAACACAATCATGACCCTGATGACATGTGTGCTCAAAAAGGTCAACAGAATCAGCTTTGCGATCCTCAAATTCAGAACCATGTTCCACACTTTGTCCAATATCAAGATCCAATTCAAGAAGTGCCTGCATGCAGCACCATGTTCAGCACCCCTTGTTTTTCAATGCCTCTAACTCAACCACAGTTGGTTGAGCCAAATAATGTGGACCAATATACATCATCAACTTTCACAGACTTCAGTTACCAACAACTAAGTGATTGGCACAAAGATGGGATTGCGTTAAGCACCTTAACAGATGACTATATGCCTCAGTTATCAagctataataattattatagttcTAATAGTCATCAAAATCTCATGTATCCTCAAGTGTCCGAACCTTCAACTTTTCATTCCAATAACAGCAATCATCAGAACTTCAGCTTCGCTTCAGTTCTATCAACACCTTCGTCAAGCCCCACACCGCTGAATTCGAACTCCACGATAATCAATGGGAGCAACACAGAAGACGAGAGAGACCAAAGCTATGACAGTAGTAAcatgttgaaatttgaaatcccagATATTTTAGATGTGAATGAGTTCATGTAA
- the LOC100785128 gene encoding probable serine/threonine-protein kinase abkC isoform X1, whose amino-acid sequence MVMSEEKSLYLMLRNIRRAAQSVCRINSRYLEVSKNGPVVSVGPNIHHCRLYMQYKFPSEACSSFLWHGTREGFRKRGSFRNFSVTSASNTVTHHSQIAWKRLYRKYCSSGDGTFPPTVNMIAQAVSLALARSYLLVPGILAFTCGELALAQQNWADAERYPSQNGLYMRAQDGYNYMFTFAFIIVEGLILLMRALYLAILFSPSIVMAPFADCFGPNFRKLWLHVVHRTLEKSGPAFIKWGQWAATRPDLFPRDLCTKLSELHTKAPEHSFCYTKKTIERAFGRKISEIFDNFEELPVASGSIAQVHRASLKCRYPGQQAKPLLVAVKVRHPGVGESIRRDFAIINLAAKISKFIPALNWLRLDESVQQFAVFMMSQVDLAREAAHLSRFIYNFRRWKDVSFPKPVYPLVHPAVLVETYEKGESVSYYVDDLQGHERVKSALAHIGTHALLKMLLVDNFIHADMHPGNILVRVSQNKSRKRLFKSKPHVVFLDVGMTAELSGSDRVNLLEFFKAVARRDGRTAAECALNLSNQQNCPNPEAFIEEVEESFTFWGTPEGDIVHPAECMEQLLEKVRRHRVNIDGNVCTVMVTTLVLEGWQRKLDPGYNVMQTLQTLLLRADWAKSLSYTIDGLMAP is encoded by the exons ATGGTCATGAGTGAAGAGAAGTCACT ATATTTGATGCTTAGAAATATAAGGAGAGCTGCCCAGTCTGTTTGTAGAATCAATAGCAGATACCTGGAAGTGAGTAAAAATGGGCCAGTTGTCTCAGTTGGACCGAATATCCACCACTGCCGGTTGTACATGCAATATAAGTTTCCAAGTGAAGCATGCAGTTCATTCTTGTGGCATGGGACAAGGGAAGGCTTTCGTAAACGTGGTTCTTTCAGGAACTTTTCTGTAACCTCAGCAAGTAATACAGTCACGCACCATTCCCAGATTGCTTGGAAAAGGCTGTACAGAAAGTATTGTTCCAGTGGTGATGGTACATTTCCTCCTACCGTAAATATGATTGCTCAGGCAGTAAGCTTGGCTTTGGCTCGTTCTTATTTGCTAGTTCCTGGTATTTTGGCATTTACATGTGGAGAGCTTGCATTAGCTCAGCAAAATTGGGCAGATGCAGAACGTTACCCATCACAGAATGGTTTGTATATGCGTGCACAAGATGGGTATAATTACATGTTTACATTTGCATTCATAATAGTTGAAGGACTTATCTTATTGATGAGGGCTCTCTATCTGGCAATATTATTCTCTCCTAGCATTGTGATGGCACCATTTGCAGATTGTTTTGGACCAAACTTTAGGAAACTGTGGCTCCATGTAGTTCATCGCACACTAGAAAAATCAGGTCCAGCATTCATAAAATGGGGTCAGTGGGCAGCTACACGGCCTGATCTCTTTCCTCGAGATCTATGCACTAAGCTTTCAGAACTTCATACCAAAGCTCCTGAGCATAGTTTCTGCTACACAAAGAAAACTATAGAAAGAGCATTTGGCCGAaaaatttctgaaatttttgaCAATTTTGAAGAACTTCCTGTTGCATCTGGAAGCATTGCTCAAGTTCACCGTGCTTCACTAAAATGTCGTTATCCTGGTCAGCAGGCAAAGCCACTATTGGTTGCAGTTAAGGTTAGACATCCTGGCGTGGGAGAGTCAATTAGACGGGATTTTGCTATTATTAATTTGGCGGCAAAAATTTCAAAGTTCATTCCTGCTCTTAATTGGTTACGATTAGATGAGAGTGTACAACAATTTGCAGTTTTCATGATGTCTCAAGTTGACCTTGCTAGGGAAGCTGCCCATTTGAGTcgctttatttataatttccgTAGATGGAAGGATGTTTCTTTCCCCAAGCCTGTCTATCCACTTGTGCACCCGGCTGTTTTGGTGGAAACATATGAAAAGGGTGAAAGTGTCTCATATTATGTTGATGATCTTCAAGGACATGAACGGGTTAAATCTGCTCTTGCCCACATTGGTACTCATGCACTTTTGAAAATGCTTCTG GTGGACAACTTCATTCATGCAGATATGCATCCTGGAAATATCCTTGTTCGAGTGTCTCAGAACAAGTCTCGAAAACGGCTCTTCAAATCAAAGCCTCATGTAGTTTTCCTTGATGTAGGCATGACTGCCGAACTCTCTGGTAGTGATAGAGTAAATTTACTGGAATTTTTTAAAGCTGTTGCCCGCCGAGATGGCCGGACTGCTGCAGAATGTGCCCTGAACTTGTCAAATCAACAGAACTGTCCAAATCCGGAGGCCTTCATTGag GAGGTGGAAGAGTCATTTACTTTTTGGGGCACCCCAGAAGGTGATATTGTTCATCCTGCAGAGTGCATGGAACAATTACTTGAGAAAGTTAGGCGTCATAGAGTTAATATTGATGGCAATGTTTGTACTGTCATGGTGACAACCTTAGTTCTTGAG gGTTGGCAGCGAAAACTTGATCCTGGGTACAATGTGATGCAGACATTGCAGACATTGCTACTTAGAGCTGATTGGGCAAAGTCTCTTTCGTACACAATTGACGGACTCATGGCCCCTTAG
- the LOC100785128 gene encoding probable serine/threonine-protein kinase abkC isoform X2 yields the protein MLRNIRRAAQSVCRINSRYLEVSKNGPVVSVGPNIHHCRLYMQYKFPSEACSSFLWHGTREGFRKRGSFRNFSVTSASNTVTHHSQIAWKRLYRKYCSSGDGTFPPTVNMIAQAVSLALARSYLLVPGILAFTCGELALAQQNWADAERYPSQNGLYMRAQDGYNYMFTFAFIIVEGLILLMRALYLAILFSPSIVMAPFADCFGPNFRKLWLHVVHRTLEKSGPAFIKWGQWAATRPDLFPRDLCTKLSELHTKAPEHSFCYTKKTIERAFGRKISEIFDNFEELPVASGSIAQVHRASLKCRYPGQQAKPLLVAVKVRHPGVGESIRRDFAIINLAAKISKFIPALNWLRLDESVQQFAVFMMSQVDLAREAAHLSRFIYNFRRWKDVSFPKPVYPLVHPAVLVETYEKGESVSYYVDDLQGHERVKSALAHIGTHALLKMLLVDNFIHADMHPGNILVRVSQNKSRKRLFKSKPHVVFLDVGMTAELSGSDRVNLLEFFKAVARRDGRTAAECALNLSNQQNCPNPEAFIEEVEESFTFWGTPEGDIVHPAECMEQLLEKVRRHRVNIDGNVCTVMVTTLVLEGWQRKLDPGYNVMQTLQTLLLRADWAKSLSYTIDGLMAP from the exons ATGCTTAGAAATATAAGGAGAGCTGCCCAGTCTGTTTGTAGAATCAATAGCAGATACCTGGAAGTGAGTAAAAATGGGCCAGTTGTCTCAGTTGGACCGAATATCCACCACTGCCGGTTGTACATGCAATATAAGTTTCCAAGTGAAGCATGCAGTTCATTCTTGTGGCATGGGACAAGGGAAGGCTTTCGTAAACGTGGTTCTTTCAGGAACTTTTCTGTAACCTCAGCAAGTAATACAGTCACGCACCATTCCCAGATTGCTTGGAAAAGGCTGTACAGAAAGTATTGTTCCAGTGGTGATGGTACATTTCCTCCTACCGTAAATATGATTGCTCAGGCAGTAAGCTTGGCTTTGGCTCGTTCTTATTTGCTAGTTCCTGGTATTTTGGCATTTACATGTGGAGAGCTTGCATTAGCTCAGCAAAATTGGGCAGATGCAGAACGTTACCCATCACAGAATGGTTTGTATATGCGTGCACAAGATGGGTATAATTACATGTTTACATTTGCATTCATAATAGTTGAAGGACTTATCTTATTGATGAGGGCTCTCTATCTGGCAATATTATTCTCTCCTAGCATTGTGATGGCACCATTTGCAGATTGTTTTGGACCAAACTTTAGGAAACTGTGGCTCCATGTAGTTCATCGCACACTAGAAAAATCAGGTCCAGCATTCATAAAATGGGGTCAGTGGGCAGCTACACGGCCTGATCTCTTTCCTCGAGATCTATGCACTAAGCTTTCAGAACTTCATACCAAAGCTCCTGAGCATAGTTTCTGCTACACAAAGAAAACTATAGAAAGAGCATTTGGCCGAaaaatttctgaaatttttgaCAATTTTGAAGAACTTCCTGTTGCATCTGGAAGCATTGCTCAAGTTCACCGTGCTTCACTAAAATGTCGTTATCCTGGTCAGCAGGCAAAGCCACTATTGGTTGCAGTTAAGGTTAGACATCCTGGCGTGGGAGAGTCAATTAGACGGGATTTTGCTATTATTAATTTGGCGGCAAAAATTTCAAAGTTCATTCCTGCTCTTAATTGGTTACGATTAGATGAGAGTGTACAACAATTTGCAGTTTTCATGATGTCTCAAGTTGACCTTGCTAGGGAAGCTGCCCATTTGAGTcgctttatttataatttccgTAGATGGAAGGATGTTTCTTTCCCCAAGCCTGTCTATCCACTTGTGCACCCGGCTGTTTTGGTGGAAACATATGAAAAGGGTGAAAGTGTCTCATATTATGTTGATGATCTTCAAGGACATGAACGGGTTAAATCTGCTCTTGCCCACATTGGTACTCATGCACTTTTGAAAATGCTTCTG GTGGACAACTTCATTCATGCAGATATGCATCCTGGAAATATCCTTGTTCGAGTGTCTCAGAACAAGTCTCGAAAACGGCTCTTCAAATCAAAGCCTCATGTAGTTTTCCTTGATGTAGGCATGACTGCCGAACTCTCTGGTAGTGATAGAGTAAATTTACTGGAATTTTTTAAAGCTGTTGCCCGCCGAGATGGCCGGACTGCTGCAGAATGTGCCCTGAACTTGTCAAATCAACAGAACTGTCCAAATCCGGAGGCCTTCATTGag GAGGTGGAAGAGTCATTTACTTTTTGGGGCACCCCAGAAGGTGATATTGTTCATCCTGCAGAGTGCATGGAACAATTACTTGAGAAAGTTAGGCGTCATAGAGTTAATATTGATGGCAATGTTTGTACTGTCATGGTGACAACCTTAGTTCTTGAG gGTTGGCAGCGAAAACTTGATCCTGGGTACAATGTGATGCAGACATTGCAGACATTGCTACTTAGAGCTGATTGGGCAAAGTCTCTTTCGTACACAATTGACGGACTCATGGCCCCTTAG
- the LOC100799234 gene encoding lysine-specific demethylase JMJ25 isoform X1 → MGKKSNPAEGEEAVPEHLRCSRTDGRQWRCRRRVKENLKLCEIHYVQARRRQHKKTLKLKRKRQNDAVEAQIGAKRDRKSREALVNRRNQLELIRMVLQREVEKKKKKESQLNLNLNLHLYSNHELKKELPNGVMAIASNVASSRYFRSKNADSGSVSKLQVVQCGRSMNKGRRKKCHWCQRSDSWSLVMCSSCQREFFCMECIKQRYFDTQNEVKMACPVCRGTCTCKDCLSSQYEDSESKEYLAGKNRVDGILHFHYLVCMLLPVLKQIKEDHHVDVEETAKTKGKRTSDILIKPVDFVCNEKNYCNYCKTPILDLHRSCLSCSYSLCLSCSQALSQGSTSEEINSSISNLPDKINACISSESHLLDDKVISNGNLTDTSTLLEWTNCNGAGIVSCPPTKLGDCGDNHLDLKYVFPLSWIKEMEVKAEEIVCSYDFPETSDKSSSCSLCVDKDHKTSRYKQLPEAAQREDSNDNYLFYPTILDISCNHFEHFRKHWGKGHPVVVRDVLQCTPNLSWDPVVMFCTYLERSMTRYENNKDLLEACLDWFEVEINVSQYFIGPLKCQPQKNTWHEMLKLKGWLSSQLFKEQFPAHFAEVIDALPIQEYMNPLSGLLNLAANLPQGSTKHDIGPYVYISYGCADEGDDFVTNLCYDSYDMVNIMAYSMDIPLSTDQLAKISKLLKKHKTLCQKVSSKTTSEHSEDREQNGMHSIVKEGTDFLRRVNRTSSISTEAKTISNQKLDTNISDDEECGSDSETEKAQSSLPSHRRVLSTERSPDHNPRNPFENSNSDKGKKFTENSAAHWDVFRRQDVPKLLEYLKRHSDEFSYTSECHEKMVHPILDQSFFLDNTHKMRLKEEFKIEPWTFEQHVGEAVIIPSGCPYQIRNPKCCVHVELEFVSPENVSECIQLIDEVRLLPEDHKAKVEKLEVKKMALYSMSTAIKEIRELTCKT, encoded by the exons atggGGAAAAAATCGAATCCGGCGGAGGGAGAAGAAGCGGTGCCGGAGCATCTGCGGTGCAGCCGTACGGACGGGCGGCAATGGCGGTGCCGGCGGCGAGTGAAGGAAAACCTAAAGCTGTGCGAGATTCACTATGTGCAAGCTCGGCGTCGGCAGCACAAGAAGACGCTGAAGCTGAAGAGAAAGAGGCAAAACGACGCCGTTGAGGCTCAGATTGGGGCAAAGCGGGACCGAAAATCGAGAGAGGCATTGGTGAATAGGAGGAACCAATTGGAGCTCATAAGGATGGTTCTGCAGAGAGAggttgagaagaagaagaagaaggaatcgcaattgaatttgaatttgaatttgcatTTGTATTCCAATCACGAGTTGAAGAAGGAACTTCCGAATGGTGTTATGGCTATTGCGTCCAATGTGGCTTCTTCTCGTTACTTCAGGTCCAAGAATGCTGACAGCGGCTCTGTTAGTAAGTTGCAG gttgTGCAGTGTGGACGAAGCATGAACAAGGGGAGGAGGAAGAAGTGTCATTGGTGTCAGAGAAGTGATTCTTGGAGTCTTGTAATGTGTTCAAGCTGCCAGAGAGAGTTTTTCTGCATGGAGTGCATTAAACAACG GTATTTTGATACTCAAAATGAGGTTAAGATGGCATGTCCAGTTTGTCGAGGAACTTGCACCTGTAAAGATTGCTTGTCAAGTCAATACGAAGACAGTGAAAGTAAG GAATATTTGGCTGGTAAAAACAGAGTTGATGGGATATTGCATTTTCATTATTTGGTCTGTATGCTCCTTCCTgtactaaaacaaataaaagaagacCACCATGTAGATGTAGAAGAAACAGCAAAAACTAAAG GCAAAAGAACTTCTGATATTCTCATCAAGCCGGTTGATTTTGTCTGCAACGAGAAAAATTACTG CAATTACTGCAAAACACCCATTTTGGATCTTCATAGAAGCTGCCTTAGTTGTTCCTACAGTCTTTGCTTAAGTTGTTCTCAGGCATTAAGTCAAGGAAGCACCTCTGAAGAAATCAACTCTTCTATATCCAACCTACCTGACAAAATAAATGCATGCATTTCTAGTGAAAGTCACCTTTTGGATGATAAGGTCATTTCTAATGGAAATTTAACTGATACCTCAACATTACTTGAGTGGACAAATTGTAATGGTGCTGGCATTGTGTCATGCCCACCTACAAAGCTTGGTGATTGTGGTGATAACCACCTTGATTTGAAATATGTCTTTCCCTTAAGTTGGATCAAAGAAATGGAAGTAAAGGCAGAAGAAATAGTTTGCAGCTATGACTTTCCTGAAACTTCGGATAAAAGTTCGAGCTGCTCACTGTGTGTTGACAAAGATCATAAAACTAGCAGATACAAGCAGTTACCGGAAGCAGCTCAAAGAGAAGATTCCAAtgataattacttattttatcctACAATTTTGGACATCAGTTGCAATCATTTTGAACACTTTCGGAAACACTGGGGAAAAGGCCATCCTGTAGTAGTGCGAGATGTGCTCCAATGTACACCAAACCTTAGTTGGGATCCAGTGGTCATGTTCTGTACTTATCTTGAGAGGAGCATGACAAGATATGAGAATAATAAGGACTTACTTGAAGCTTGTTTGGACTGGTTTGAG GTGGAGATTAACGTTAGTCAGTACTTTATTGGGCCACTTAAATGTCAACCTCAGAAAAATacttggcatgagatgttgaaACTTAAAGGATGGTTGTCTTCCCAACTATTCAAAGAACAGTTTCCAGCTCATTTTGCTGAAGTAATTGATGCTCTTCCgattcaagaatacatgaaTCCCTTGTCTGGTCTTCTGAATTTAGCTGCAAATTTGCCACAGGGGAGTACAAAACATGACATAGGACCATATGTTTATATTTCATATGGCTGTGCTGACGAAGGAGATGATTTCGTGACAAATCTCTGTTACGACTCATATGATATG GTTAATATTATGGCATATAGCATGGACATTCCTCTCTCTACAGATCAACTTGCTAAAATAAGTAAGTTGTTGAAAAAACACAAAACTCTATGTCAGAAGGTGTCATCTAAAACTACTAGTGAGCATTCAGAAGACAGGGAACAAAATGGAATGCATAGTATAGTAAAAGAAGGAACTGACTTTCTCAGGAGAGTCAATAGAACATCTTCCATCTCTACTGAAGCCAAAACGATATCTAATCAGAAGTTAGACACCAATATTTCTGATGATGAAGAATGTGGTTCCGATTCTGAAACTGAAAAGGCACAAAGCTCTTTACCTTCCCACAGGAGGGTTCTAAGCACTGAACGGTCTCCAGATCATAATCCTAGAAATCCCTTTGAAAACTCAAACAGTGATAAAGGGAAGAAGTTTACTGAGAATTCTGCTGCTCATTGGGATGTCTTTCGAAGACAAGATGTGCCCAAGCTCTTAGAATACCTCAAAAGACACTCTGATGAATTTTCTTATACTAGTGAATGTCATGAGAAG ATGGTTCATCCAATTCTGGATCAGAGCTTCTTTCTTGACAATACTCACAAGATGAGACTTAAGGAGGAGTTTA AAATTGAACCATGGACTTTTGAGCAACATGTTGGAGAAGCTGTCATCATTCCTTCTGGATGTCCATACCAGATTAGGAATCCTAAG TGTTGTGTACATGTGGAATTGGAATTTGTGTCCCCTGAGAATGTCTCCGAGTGTATCCAGTTGATTGATGAGGTCCGGCTGCTTCCTGAAGACCATAAAGCAAAAGTAGAAAAGCTGGAG gTGAAAAAAATGGCTCTTTATAGCATGAGTACAGCAATAAAAGAAATACGTGAGCTTACATGCAAAACATGA
- the LOC100799234 gene encoding lysine-specific demethylase JMJ25 isoform X2 gives MGKKSNPAEGEEAVPEHLRCSRTDGRQWRCRRRVKENLKLCEIHYVQARRRQHKKTLKLKRKRQNDAVEAQIGAKRDRKSREALVNRRNQLELIRMVLQREVEKKKKKESQLNLNLNLHLYSNHELKKELPNGVMAIASNVASSRYFRSKNADSGSVSKLQCGRSMNKGRRKKCHWCQRSDSWSLVMCSSCQREFFCMECIKQRYFDTQNEVKMACPVCRGTCTCKDCLSSQYEDSESKEYLAGKNRVDGILHFHYLVCMLLPVLKQIKEDHHVDVEETAKTKGKRTSDILIKPVDFVCNEKNYCNYCKTPILDLHRSCLSCSYSLCLSCSQALSQGSTSEEINSSISNLPDKINACISSESHLLDDKVISNGNLTDTSTLLEWTNCNGAGIVSCPPTKLGDCGDNHLDLKYVFPLSWIKEMEVKAEEIVCSYDFPETSDKSSSCSLCVDKDHKTSRYKQLPEAAQREDSNDNYLFYPTILDISCNHFEHFRKHWGKGHPVVVRDVLQCTPNLSWDPVVMFCTYLERSMTRYENNKDLLEACLDWFEVEINVSQYFIGPLKCQPQKNTWHEMLKLKGWLSSQLFKEQFPAHFAEVIDALPIQEYMNPLSGLLNLAANLPQGSTKHDIGPYVYISYGCADEGDDFVTNLCYDSYDMVNIMAYSMDIPLSTDQLAKISKLLKKHKTLCQKVSSKTTSEHSEDREQNGMHSIVKEGTDFLRRVNRTSSISTEAKTISNQKLDTNISDDEECGSDSETEKAQSSLPSHRRVLSTERSPDHNPRNPFENSNSDKGKKFTENSAAHWDVFRRQDVPKLLEYLKRHSDEFSYTSECHEKMVHPILDQSFFLDNTHKMRLKEEFKIEPWTFEQHVGEAVIIPSGCPYQIRNPKCCVHVELEFVSPENVSECIQLIDEVRLLPEDHKAKVEKLEVKKMALYSMSTAIKEIRELTCKT, from the exons atggGGAAAAAATCGAATCCGGCGGAGGGAGAAGAAGCGGTGCCGGAGCATCTGCGGTGCAGCCGTACGGACGGGCGGCAATGGCGGTGCCGGCGGCGAGTGAAGGAAAACCTAAAGCTGTGCGAGATTCACTATGTGCAAGCTCGGCGTCGGCAGCACAAGAAGACGCTGAAGCTGAAGAGAAAGAGGCAAAACGACGCCGTTGAGGCTCAGATTGGGGCAAAGCGGGACCGAAAATCGAGAGAGGCATTGGTGAATAGGAGGAACCAATTGGAGCTCATAAGGATGGTTCTGCAGAGAGAggttgagaagaagaagaagaaggaatcgcaattgaatttgaatttgaatttgcatTTGTATTCCAATCACGAGTTGAAGAAGGAACTTCCGAATGGTGTTATGGCTATTGCGTCCAATGTGGCTTCTTCTCGTTACTTCAGGTCCAAGAATGCTGACAGCGGCTCTGTTAGTAAGTTGCAG TGTGGACGAAGCATGAACAAGGGGAGGAGGAAGAAGTGTCATTGGTGTCAGAGAAGTGATTCTTGGAGTCTTGTAATGTGTTCAAGCTGCCAGAGAGAGTTTTTCTGCATGGAGTGCATTAAACAACG GTATTTTGATACTCAAAATGAGGTTAAGATGGCATGTCCAGTTTGTCGAGGAACTTGCACCTGTAAAGATTGCTTGTCAAGTCAATACGAAGACAGTGAAAGTAAG GAATATTTGGCTGGTAAAAACAGAGTTGATGGGATATTGCATTTTCATTATTTGGTCTGTATGCTCCTTCCTgtactaaaacaaataaaagaagacCACCATGTAGATGTAGAAGAAACAGCAAAAACTAAAG GCAAAAGAACTTCTGATATTCTCATCAAGCCGGTTGATTTTGTCTGCAACGAGAAAAATTACTG CAATTACTGCAAAACACCCATTTTGGATCTTCATAGAAGCTGCCTTAGTTGTTCCTACAGTCTTTGCTTAAGTTGTTCTCAGGCATTAAGTCAAGGAAGCACCTCTGAAGAAATCAACTCTTCTATATCCAACCTACCTGACAAAATAAATGCATGCATTTCTAGTGAAAGTCACCTTTTGGATGATAAGGTCATTTCTAATGGAAATTTAACTGATACCTCAACATTACTTGAGTGGACAAATTGTAATGGTGCTGGCATTGTGTCATGCCCACCTACAAAGCTTGGTGATTGTGGTGATAACCACCTTGATTTGAAATATGTCTTTCCCTTAAGTTGGATCAAAGAAATGGAAGTAAAGGCAGAAGAAATAGTTTGCAGCTATGACTTTCCTGAAACTTCGGATAAAAGTTCGAGCTGCTCACTGTGTGTTGACAAAGATCATAAAACTAGCAGATACAAGCAGTTACCGGAAGCAGCTCAAAGAGAAGATTCCAAtgataattacttattttatcctACAATTTTGGACATCAGTTGCAATCATTTTGAACACTTTCGGAAACACTGGGGAAAAGGCCATCCTGTAGTAGTGCGAGATGTGCTCCAATGTACACCAAACCTTAGTTGGGATCCAGTGGTCATGTTCTGTACTTATCTTGAGAGGAGCATGACAAGATATGAGAATAATAAGGACTTACTTGAAGCTTGTTTGGACTGGTTTGAG GTGGAGATTAACGTTAGTCAGTACTTTATTGGGCCACTTAAATGTCAACCTCAGAAAAATacttggcatgagatgttgaaACTTAAAGGATGGTTGTCTTCCCAACTATTCAAAGAACAGTTTCCAGCTCATTTTGCTGAAGTAATTGATGCTCTTCCgattcaagaatacatgaaTCCCTTGTCTGGTCTTCTGAATTTAGCTGCAAATTTGCCACAGGGGAGTACAAAACATGACATAGGACCATATGTTTATATTTCATATGGCTGTGCTGACGAAGGAGATGATTTCGTGACAAATCTCTGTTACGACTCATATGATATG GTTAATATTATGGCATATAGCATGGACATTCCTCTCTCTACAGATCAACTTGCTAAAATAAGTAAGTTGTTGAAAAAACACAAAACTCTATGTCAGAAGGTGTCATCTAAAACTACTAGTGAGCATTCAGAAGACAGGGAACAAAATGGAATGCATAGTATAGTAAAAGAAGGAACTGACTTTCTCAGGAGAGTCAATAGAACATCTTCCATCTCTACTGAAGCCAAAACGATATCTAATCAGAAGTTAGACACCAATATTTCTGATGATGAAGAATGTGGTTCCGATTCTGAAACTGAAAAGGCACAAAGCTCTTTACCTTCCCACAGGAGGGTTCTAAGCACTGAACGGTCTCCAGATCATAATCCTAGAAATCCCTTTGAAAACTCAAACAGTGATAAAGGGAAGAAGTTTACTGAGAATTCTGCTGCTCATTGGGATGTCTTTCGAAGACAAGATGTGCCCAAGCTCTTAGAATACCTCAAAAGACACTCTGATGAATTTTCTTATACTAGTGAATGTCATGAGAAG ATGGTTCATCCAATTCTGGATCAGAGCTTCTTTCTTGACAATACTCACAAGATGAGACTTAAGGAGGAGTTTA AAATTGAACCATGGACTTTTGAGCAACATGTTGGAGAAGCTGTCATCATTCCTTCTGGATGTCCATACCAGATTAGGAATCCTAAG TGTTGTGTACATGTGGAATTGGAATTTGTGTCCCCTGAGAATGTCTCCGAGTGTATCCAGTTGATTGATGAGGTCCGGCTGCTTCCTGAAGACCATAAAGCAAAAGTAGAAAAGCTGGAG gTGAAAAAAATGGCTCTTTATAGCATGAGTACAGCAATAAAAGAAATACGTGAGCTTACATGCAAAACATGA